One Rickettsia canadensis str. McKiel genomic window, TCTTTTATTCTTTCATTTAGATAGCTTTTTCAATTAAAATTCTAATTGCTTAAAAAACTAAAACTAATTTTCATATAATAATATTGAGTTAATTTAAAAGCTTGGTAAATCAGAAGTTATTAGAGAGCGTTATTTGTGAACATTGTCTAAAAAATGCTGTAGTTCTGATATATTACTTAATTTAAATGGATAATCGCTTTTGCGTAGCATATTTGTTAACACATTTCCTGCTCCTATTTCTACTATATGAGTGATTTCTAGCGTATTAAATAGTTCTAGAGTTTCACGCCATCTAACTCGTCCGCATATCTGAAGAATTAAATTTTGTTTAATTTCTAGGGGATTAGTAGTAGGTTTTGCGGTATAATTCTGAATTACCGGTATTATTGGTTTGTTAATTACTGTTTTATCAAGTGCCAGTTGCATTTTATGCTCTGCAAGTTTCATTAAGCTACAGTGAAATGGAGCACTCACTTTCAGCTTGATAGCTTTATAACCTAAATCTTTAATTATGCTGATAGCATAATCGATAGCATCTACTTTGCCGCTAATCACTATTTGCCCTTCAATGTTATCGTTGGCTATTTGGCATAAATTTATTTTGTTGATATCTTCTAATATTTGTTCAAGCTTTTGAAGCGGAATATTGATACAAGCTGCCATGCTTCCCTCACCTTCGGGACATGCTTCTTGCATAGATGTACTACGTACATGAAGTAGTTTTGCAGTATCTATAAGGCTAATACTTTCAGCAGCACAAAGAGCACTATATTCACCTAGAGAGTGACCAGCAGCATAATCGCAAAGACTATCCAAACTTTTACCGGTTTCAGCTTTGATAGTATTTATTATTGCCATAGATACTGCCATTAATGCTGGTTGTGCGTTGGTAGTTAGTGTTAGTTCCTCAGGAGTGCTATTAAAGATTATGTCGGTAAGCTTGCGGTTGAGTGCTTCATCGATGGTTTGAAATGTTTCTTTAGCTGGTTTAAAATTATTGTAAAAATCTCTTCCCATGCCACTCAACTGTGATCCTTGGCCAGGGAAAATAAAGGCTGTTTTCATATTTTAGTCTTATTGATTGAGCTTATTAACAAATATTATGAAATTTTGAAATAGTCAAATTATTTTAAACATTTATGATTACTTTTTTCAATTGTTACGCTAGGAATATTAGCTACTATTAATTTAATCTACATTAATTATTTCAACTTAAATAATATTATTATATTATAACAAATAAATACGTAGAATAGAATATGAAATTAGGAGACTATTGTACAGAATTAGAAGACATTGCTTGTGGTCCATATCTTACTGCATTTAAGAAATTGTTTAGTAAGCTGTTATACAGTGGCAGGAACAAAGAAAAAGAGATATATTTGGATATTTATAAGGAAGTTATAGATCAGATACAAGCTAGTATTAAAATTATTGAATTAAATAAGTTGCACAGTAAAAGCTAAAATGAAATAACCACTCCTTTTTCAAATGCAGTGGAGAAAGGTGTTAATAAATTAAAATCCGAATTTCTTCTGAAATATAAGTAAATTGATTAATTAAGATTAAAATTGAAAAACATGTAGTAATTTTCCCTAATAATGTTATTGAAACCCATAAATTAGAATTAATGCAATTAAACTGAGAATCAAAAATTTGAATTACAAAATGAGAGTATAAGCTTTAGTGAGTTTAGCAATAAAATTTAAAACGTAAAGGATAAAAATTTTGTAAAAATTAAGGCTAATATTTGTGAAATCAATACATTGCCTGAGGAACTTAAAAAGGCTATTTATATACCCTAAGAATATAAAAAATCTATAAGTTAGCTTTTAACCATAATATTCAATTAGAAAAATTTGTAGAATTTATCTCTAATGTGCTGAAAAATATAGTGAATTTAAGGATTACTTTTGTAGTGAAGAAAGAAACAGCTTATAAGATTTACTTTAAAGTTATTAATAAAAGTCAATTAGTTGAAAAAATTTTGAAACTCATATAAAGATAATTATGACAAAATAGAATAAAATAGTTTATGAATTACAAGCTTGTTTAGGTTTATATGAATATAATTGCAGCATTCCTAAGTTTGATTTATTAGGGTACGATTATTATCCTAATTATGGTTATGATAATATCTTGAATATCAATTATTTAAATTTTAGATATAGGAGTTAAATTGAAATAAAAAATATTTAAGTTGAAATTATAAATAAATATTACTACTATTATGTAATTTAAACTAAATTCTGTGAAATTAATGATGTTGTAAATATCTTATATCCTTTCTTAATTAAGTATTAGTTATTTTTAATAGGACTCATTATTTCTAAAATATGAAAATATGAAAAAAACTTAAAAATTCCAGCACTGAGAATTAGTTTTTTAAAAATCTTATTTTAAATTAGATGATATAAGGATGGTTTCGCAGGAAGAGAGCTAGCAGGTGATCAAGAGTTAAGTAGTTTTTTATAGAGACAACTTAAAATACATCCTTTTTTATTTCATCTAAAAAGGATATAACAGCTTTGTATGAA contains:
- the fabD gene encoding ACP S-malonyltransferase yields the protein MKTAFIFPGQGSQLSGMGRDFYNNFKPAKETFQTIDEALNRKLTDIIFNSTPEELTLTTNAQPALMAVSMAIINTIKAETGKSLDSLCDYAAGHSLGEYSALCAAESISLIDTAKLLHVRSTSMQEACPEGEGSMAACINIPLQKLEQILEDINKINLCQIANDNIEGQIVISGKVDAIDYAISIIKDLGYKAIKLKVSAPFHCSLMKLAEHKMQLALDKTVINKPIIPVIQNYTAKPTTNPLEIKQNLILQICGRVRWRETLELFNTLEITHIVEIGAGNVLTNMLRKSDYPFKLSNISELQHFLDNVHK